In Leishmania major strain Friedlin complete genome, chromosome 19, the following proteins share a genomic window:
- a CDS encoding putative lipoic acid synthetase, mitochondrial precursor, which produces MCPTAVPSRVSPVAAAAAADIAGSSESTVSLVADVDKKNSQYKQIFLERFRKKLQSDKTGMNNLESFVELPEGVAPSAASIGPIKRGSEPLPPWIKLKVPKGMTHRPRFNRIRRSMREKNLSTVCEEAKCPNIGECWGGSDEEGTATATIMVMGSHCTRGCRFCSVLTSRRPPPLDPEEPEKVAAAVHEMGVDYIVMTMVDRDDLPDGGASHVCCCIHTIKKKNPELMLEALVGDFHGDLKLVEQLAVTPLSVYAHNIECVERITPRVRDRRASYRQSLQTLEHVTKWTNGNMLTKSSIMLGLGEEEAEVRQTLRDLRTAGVSAVTLGQYLQPSHTRLKVSRYAHPKEFEMWEKEAMDMGFLYCASGPMVRSSYRAGEYYIKNILKQRQSAEGGKAAAAATAVNAGTAIA; this is translated from the coding sequence ATGTGCCCGACGGCTGTGCCGAGCCGCGTCTCGccggttgctgctgctgccgccgccgataTCGCGGGTTCCTCAGAATCGACAGTCAGCCTCGTGGCAGATGTGGACAAGAAAAACTCGCAATACAAGCAGATCTTTCTGGAGCGCTTTCGCAAGAAGCTTCAGTCGGACAAGACGGGCATGAACAACTTGGAGAGTTTTGTGGAGCTGCCCGAGGGTgtcgcgccgtcggcggcgtcgatTGGTCCTATCAAGCGGGGAAGTGAGCCACTCCCGCCGTGGATAAAGCTAAAGGTGCCAAAGGGCATGACGCACCGTCCGCGATTCAACCGCATCCGCCGCAGCATGCGCGAGAAGAATCTGTCGACCGTGTGCGAGGAGGCCAAATGCCCCAATATTGGTGAGtgctggggcggcagcgacgaggagggcacGGCGACGGCCACCATCATGGTGATGGGCTCGCACTGCACCCGCGGGTGCCGGTTTTGCTCGGTGCTGACAAgccgccgcccgcctccGTTGGACCCGGAGGAGCCAGAGAAggtcgcggccgcggtgcacGAGATGGGCGTGGACTACATCGTAATGACGATGGTTGACCGTGACGACTTGCCAGACGGCGGTGCCTCGcatgtgtgctgctgcatccaTACCATTAAGAAGAAGAATCCGGAGCTGATGCTGGAGGCTCTCGTCGGCGACTTCCACGGTGATCTGAAGCTGGTGGAGCAGTTGGCGGTTACCCCGCTGAGTGTGTACGCGCACAACATCGAGTGCGTGGAGCGCATTacgccgcgcgtgcgtgacCGGCGAGCCTCGTACAGGCAGTCGCTGCAAACGCTCGAGCACGTTACGAAGTGGACCAATGGCAACATGCTCACAAAGAGCAGTATCATGCTGGGCCTCGGCGAGGAAGAAGCGGAAGTGCggcagacgctgcgcgaTCTGCGCACGGCTGGTGTGTCGGCGGTGACCCTTGGCCAGTACCTGCAACCCTCACACACCCGTCTGAAGGTGTCCCGCTACGCCCACCCGAAAGAGTTCGAGATGTGGGAGAAGGAAGCGATGGACATGGGGTTCCTCTACTGTGCCTCGGGCCCGATGGTGCGCAGCTCCTACAGGGCTGGCGAGTACTACATCAAGAACATTCTGAAGCAACGTCAGAGCGCCGAGGGTGGAaaggctgcggcggccgccaccgctgtcaaCGCAGGTACTGCGATTGCGTGA
- a CDS encoding putative protein kinase yields MSSSNLVTDAYHSTESTINVLFSSPADANPVTDKQATKVPVVPIAASLFPANAAVMIDDDLAPGVADAGATAEPAVRSPLSVEREAFENSIAGIGGGGGALSQSVVSRRDMSLADISRMRLEGCRARHTLFAATTSLRGSMASSLRSASLSPMFPLTGRVRDHAGIFDETTSAAISAASQAPAWSSLNGPGRSFNRRSSLLSARTNALDTSIAILQHMAHDTAARVEAVCNAQSLAGTASTATSACGSVALPSLQPTQLYSADTHASARGYKVVGSGSTASVEDSCSDSDQHTPVLHTVHTRQFTRALDSPSPLNSLSESELRSGHLRAGGCSHVSAQASAARLTGGAGVAKAASDLQHSSPRSHPDRSPLPARRQTNDTADHRAPHQSVAATDIGVALPSAENQTTDVSVYNHDFQHIVPLEVKEALQRNMRPICEDDDEDEDALLHDGLRAPMPPPLTSFANVTHSMYEDTCNLDTPSNYACTHGTVSVGCAGAAIADAPFSFPSSALHAPSRLFASPNAPALQTATPSMIAWQTGGTVEAKPIRPFGSGTAETLAAGLSISGTGVPFQTWKFPSLGKPNSASSLRKTSLGENGNAEALPESAVGGAAAARQPAVPLSEHCSHPTRETLVPESPQRQCSESSPLTRNGRQATSEHNTLNAAATPCSSVAVGALSGAGDVGPCAASLLSGVDGTHRMSSVAHGTPVRSNDGAGGHFVQAAVAQGSTPSAAGSLSAAADSSNTRKLEMMYTVYERLLHARPPDNSFPEATRRSLQTQTSPSLTEEVMPPLDMSPSTPAAQQAPQSGVAGACFEAMSQGDCSPSMSYSGALSRSAGYYSFGKRISLSHPNRQTLPHQFLGSASNLHATSSPPRVAMLGTPAVAGVIVTSSGNSSGTTMAFSPTARARRRTLDLSVLQRIDSRPLLQSTLLSQNNMCTICEAQARFTPKERVEDAGRADQRTAISSAPSKAAVSVTVESVPQYTVPLEEQSAAGLPSPASVADVETREGVAGVSQGRMTGHTAIAETASPVGLGSAAASATAVSAARESQQTSGSCRDTQVPSVDSVLPSSVSSSIGKRPNASSLSLDCIHEGQGGQEEHLRKQAEMHVNPTAATATGVSVAHESNGISPHRCYQALTEAKRLVRHVHGVDGVEREVDDDSMNLVVHVGMHLMGWLEVVSLLGCGSFGQVFLCKDLRICDGHFVHPSEIEGDDYEYWNCSHAYLPFSSVDAVPTHRPLVAVKVVKSVPLLEQQSVLEAEMLVLIGAQTALPPANAAGEGCESATPTFAAATGGRIGVNEPPPADPRCANIAKVLADGICYGHHCIVMERYGANLYEYIAANNHRGLPMYQIRSIGAQLFSALSLVHEECHIIHADVKPENVLLTLGSSMGTLRVKDEPSPITTTTAAAALPAGAISKSNASTTAVATKTPRSVPQRKASAEAAHRSPSSTSPNTEPPWHQQRTEYAASSPASLLLPAERSHTARVGPGAVARQRLSFKGKRQNSNTLLDLSSSPMALATYKGHSFCHLRSSSASRATSVEQTDMPTPEPRRMHMLSQSAGLVTSAASGMSLLSLGGGGAGSYSRQIVQAPAAPAEEAPAAPVAPAASHLHVRLIDFSSSCYDGGPFYQYIQSRYYRAPEVIIGAPYNSAIDVWSTGCLLAELLLGMPLLPGCNDHHQLSLVEEMIEPLPDHLVENGDNAGLFYIVAATGGEGSTDAALPRAPAAAAPGATASATLQKPRSFALRTRENYLEVTGSEPLPYRRYFTYQTLQELVRHCPLTLEERRMSNGLHPYVSANESSAIPPDATPSLSVRSDMMKQRFLLFDLLRRLLQTDSKLRPTAAQALQHPFFSSLPPYFTTFALD; encoded by the coding sequence ATGTCAAGTAGCAACCTTGTGACAGACGCGTACCACAGCACCGAGTCTACAATCAACGTCCTCTTCTCTAGCCCCGCCGATGCGAACCCCGTCACGGACAAGCAAGCGACCAAGGTTCCAGTAGTGCCcatcgctgcctcgctgTTTCCGGCAAACGCCGCAGTCATGATCGACGATGACCTCGCGCCTGGCGTGGCTGACGCTGGCGCCACAGCAGAGCCAGCTGTGCGTAGCCCGTTGTCCGTTGAGCGCGAGGCTTTTGAGAATTCCATCGCaggcatcggcggcggcggcggcgccctATCTCAGTCAGTGGTGAGTCGCCGCGACATGTCGCTTGCGGACATCTCCCGAATGCGACTGGAAGGCTGTCGTGCGCGGCACACACTCTTCGCCGCTACCACGTCACTGCGTGGCAGCATGGCCTCGTCGCTGCGGTCTGCCTCACTGTCGCCCATGTTCCCGCTGACCGGCCGCGTGCGTGATCATGCGGGGATCTTCGATGAAACCACTTCGGCAGCCATATCGGCAGCCTCACAAGCCCCTGCGTGGTCGTCCCTTAATGGGCCTGGTCGCTCATTCAACCGCCGCTCCAGCTTGTTATCGGCGCGCACAAACGCACTTGACACGTCGATTGCCATTCTTCAGCACATGGCGCACGACACGGCTGCTCGTGTGGAGGCTGTCTGCAATGCTCAATCTCTCGCCGGCACCGCGTCTACTGCCACCTCCGCCTGTGGCTCTGTTGCGCTGCCCTCGTTGCAGCCGACACAGCTCTATTCAGCGGACACCCACGCCAGCGCCCGTGGTTACAAGGTGGTGGGAAGTGGTAGCACAGCTTCGGTGGAGGACAGCTGTAGCGACAGCGACCAGCACACGCCCGTGCTGCACACCGTGCACACGCGACAGTTCACCCGCGCTTTAgactctccctctccgctgAACTCGCTCTCTGAGTccgagctgcgcagcgggcaCCTGCGCGCTGGCGGTTGCTCACATGTGTCTGCACAGGCCTCGGCAGCACGCCTTaccggcggtgctggcgttGCCAAGGCGGCGTCGGACTTACAGCACAGCTCTCCACGGTCTCACCCGGACAGATCTCCCTTGCCTGCAAGGCGGCAGACGAATGACACAGCGGATCATCGAGCACCCCATCAGTCAGTGGCGGCCACCGACATAGGGGTCGCATTGCCAAGCGCAGAGAACCAGACGACCGACGTGAGCGTCTACAACCACGACTTCCAGCACATTGTCCCACTCGAAGTGAAGGAGGCACTCCAGCGCAACATGCGCCCAATCTgcgaggacgacgatgaggacgaagacgcgctgctgcacgacggGCTGCGTGCTCcgatgccaccgccgctgacaTCCTTCGCGAACGTGACGCACAGCATGTACGAGGATACCTGCAATTTGGACACTCCGTCCAACTATGCGTGCACTCATGGCACCGTCAGCGTTGGTTGTGCCGGCGCGGCGATCGCGGATGCCCCGTTCAGCTTCCCTTCGAGTGCCCTTCACGCACCTAGTCGACTGTTCGCTTCACCAAacgcaccggcgctgcagacAGCCACCCCCTCTATGATTGCCTGGCAAACAGGCGGCACTGTCGAGGCCAAGCCGATCCGCCCATTCGGTAGTGGCACAGCGGAGACGCTGGCGGCTGGCCTGAGCATCAGCGGTACGGGAGTACCCTTCCAGACGTGGAAGTTTCCGAGTTTGGGCAAACCGAACTCCGCGTCCTCGCTGCGCAAGACGTCGCTCGGCGAGAACGGCAACGCCGAGGCGTTGCCGGAAAGCGCGGTGGGgggtgcggccgcggcgcgtcAGCCGGCTGTTCCGCTCTCCGAGCACTGCAGCCACCCCACTCGCGAGACCCTCGTGCCGGaatcgccgcagcggcagtgcagTGAGTCTTCTCCGCTCACCCGCAACGGACGTCAGGCCACCAGCGAGCACAACACCCTCAACGCGGCAGCCACGCCGTGCTCTTCCGTGGCGGTCGGTGCTTTGtctggcgctggcgacgtTGGCCCGtgtgccgcgtcgctgctgtccgGTGTGGACGGCACGCATCGAATGTCCTCAGTTGCGCACGGCACCCCGGTGCGCTCCAATGACGGCGCAGGTGGGCACTTTGTGCaggctgctgtcgcgcagGGCTCGACACCCAGCGCGGCTGGTAGCttgagcgccgccgctgacagcagcaacacgcGCAAGCTGGAGATGATGTACACAGTCTatgagcggctgctgcacgcacGGCCTCCCGACAACAGCTTCCCTGAGGCTACCCGGAGGAGTCTGCAGACGCAGACTTCGCCAAGTCTGACTGAGGAGgtgatgccgccgctggaCATGTCGCCGTCAACGCCGGCTGCCCAGCAAGCGCCGCAATCTGGTGTCGCCGGCGCTTGCTTCGAGGCGATGAGTCAGGGTGACTGTTCCCCATCGATGTCCTACTCCGGCGCTCTGAGCCGCTCGGCGGGTTACTACAGTTTCGGTAAGCGGATCAGTCTCAGTCACCCGAACAGGCAGACTCTGCCACACCAGTtcctcggcagcgcctcAAACCTGCAtgcgacgtcgtcgccgccgcgagtgGCGATGCTCGGCACCCCCGCAGTGGCAGGCGTGATCGTGACGTCGAGCGGtaacagcagcggcaccaccatGGCTTTCTCGCCcactgcgcgcgcgcggcgacgTACTCTGGATttgtcggtgctgcagcgcatcgactcccgcccgctgctgcaaTCGACGTTGCTTTCGCAGAACAACATGTGCACCATCTgcgaggcgcaggcgcggttCACGCCGAAGGAGAGAGTGGAGGATGCTGGACGTGCGGATCAGCGCACCGCGATTAGCTCGGCACCGTCGAAAGCGGCTGTATCCGTGACGGTTGAATCCGTGCCCCAGTACACTGTTCCGTTAGAGGAGCAGAGTGCGGCTGGtttgccgtcgccggcgagcGTGGCCGACGTGGAGACGCGTGAGGGTGTGGCAGGGGTGAGTCAGGGGCGGATGACTGGCCACACGGCAATCGCCGAAACGGCTTCGCCGGTGGGGCTgggctccgctgccgcttcggCCACGGCAGTGTCCGCCGCGCGAGAGTCGCAGCAAacgagcggcagctgcagagaTACTCAAGTCCCGTCTGTGGACTCTGTGCTGCCGTCGTCAGTCTCGTCCTCAATAGGCAAGCGGCCCAACGCGTCGAGTCTGTCCCTCGACTGCATTCACGAAGGGCAGGGGGGGCAGGAGGAGCACCTCCGCAAGCAGGCCGAGATGCACGTGAATCccaccgcggccaccgccaccggcgtgTCTGTGGCACATGAGAGCAACGGGATCTCACCACATCGGTGCTACCAAGCCCTCACGGAGGCAAAGCGCCTCGTGCGTCACGTTCACGGCGTCGATGGGGTGGAACGGGAGGTAGACGACGACTCTATGAACTTGGTCGTGCACGTTGGCATGCACCTGATGGGCTGGTTGGAGGTGGTGAGTCTGCTGGGCTGCGGCAGCTTTGGCCAAGTATTCCTTTGCAAGGACTTGCGCATCTGCGACGGCCACTTTGTCCACCCAAGCGAGATCGAGGGCGACGACTACGAGTATTGGAACTGCTCCCACGCCTACCTCCCCTTCAGCAGTGTCGACGCCGTGCCGACGCATCGGCCGCTTGTCGCCGTCAAGGTGGTGAAaagcgtgccgctgctggagcagcagtcGGTTctggaggcggagatgcttGTGTTGATCGGCGCGCAGACCGCGCTACCTCCGGCGAACgcagcgggggaggggtgtgAATCGGCCACCCCGACATTTGCAGCCGCAACAGGAGGTCGCATTGGCGTCAATgagccaccgccggcggATCCACGCTGCGCCAACATCGCAAAGGTGCTCGCCGACGGCATCTGCTACGGCCATCACTGCATTGTGATGGAGAGGTACGGCGCGAACCTGTACGAGTACATTGCCGCGAACAACCACCGTGGGCTTCCCATGTACCAAATCCGCTCTATCGGCGCACAGCTCTTCTCCGCGCTCTCACTAGTGCACGAGGAGTGCCACATCATCCACGCTGACGTCAAGCCAGAGAATGTGCTGCTGACGCTTGGCTCTAGCATGGGCACACTGCGGGTGAAGGACGAGCCGTCGCCCATAACCACTaccacagcagctgcggcgctcCCCGCTGGGGCGATAAGCAAGAGCAACGCCAGCACCACTGCAGTGGCGACCAAGACCCCGCGTAGCGTCCCACAGCGAAAGGCGTCTGCTGAGGCTGCGCATCGCTCTCCGAGCAGCACGTCGCCCAATACCGAACCGCCgtggcaccagcagcgcaccgagtATGCGGCATCGTCGCCCGCATCGCTCTTGCTGCCGGCAGAGCGTTCGCACACCGCGCGGGTCGGCCCTGGCGCtgtcgcgcggcagcggctcagCTTTAAGGGGAAGCGCCAAAACTCGAACACCCTCCTGgacctctcctcctcgccgatGGCGCTCGCGACGTACAAGGGTCATAGTTTTTGCCACCTCCGCTCGAGCTCggccagccgcgccaccagcgTGGAGCAAACAGACATGCCGACCCCCGAGCCGCGCCGCATGCACATGCTGAGCCAGTCGGCCGGTCTTGTCACCAGTGCCGCGAGCGGCATGTCGTTGCTAAGCcttggcggtggtggtgccggcaGTTATAGTCGTCAGATAGTGcaagcacctgctgcgcccgcggaagaggcgccggcggcgccagtAGCACCGGCTGCTTCACACCTGCACGTTCGGCTCATTGATTTTAGCTCCAGCTGCTACGACGGTGGCCCGTTTTACCAATACATCCAGTCCCGCTACTATCGCGCACCGGAGGTAATCATAGGGGCGCCGTACAACTCTGCAATCGACGTGTGGTCAACTGGCTGCTTGCttgcggagctgctgctgggcatgccgctgctccccGGCTGCAACGATCACCACCAGCTCTCGCTCGTGGAGGAGATGATTGAGCCGCTGCCCGACCACCTGGTAGAGAATGGCGACAACGCAGGCTTGTTTTACATCGTAGCAGCGACGGGGGGCGAGGGCAGTAccgatgccgcgctgcctcgtgcgccagcagctgcagcgcccgGCGCAACTGCGTCAGCGACGCTGCAGAAGCCTCGGTCGTTTGCTTTGCGCACACGCGAAAACTACCTGGAGGTCACCGGCagcgagccgctgccgtaCCGCCGCTACTTCACATACCAGACtctgcaggagctggtgcgGCACTGCCCTTTGACGCTCGAGGAGCGGCGCATGAGCAACGGGCTACATCCGTACGTGTCAGCGAATGAGTCCTCTGCGATCCCCCCTGatgcgacgccgtcgctgtcggtGCGATCGGACATGATGAAGCAGCGCTTCTTGCTCTTCGATTTGCTGCGACGTCTCCTTCAGACGGACTCGAAACTgcgccccaccgccgcgcaggcACTCCAGCACCCGTTCTTCAGCTCGCTTCCACCGTATTTCACGACCTTCGCGCTCGACTGA